From a region of the Corallococcus coralloides DSM 2259 genome:
- a CDS encoding TadE/TadG family type IV pilus assembly protein — MSARSPREAGESGQALVEAALSLPLVTFLILGALQLFLMMQARVMTHYAAFRATRAGSVAHGDCERMTHAAILALIPTFHSFMGQGTGSLNGPLGRGAGSDAPRLLAEAFAARMNNRYAGSGGPGPGMDGVHNRSIVWIQRDLAGGGVDSPEDSDFDRPGHLRRLEVQLVFWYPLRIPFANWVMSRMFLAHFSLRSYTDANPLIVAERSANWNGSDVTTSHVLDGELGAELAERVLNRQYVFPIITTFTMRMMTPVKSRFFATMACPR, encoded by the coding sequence GCCCTGGTGGAGGCCGCGCTGTCGCTGCCACTGGTGACGTTCCTCATCCTGGGCGCGCTGCAGCTGTTCCTGATGATGCAGGCGCGGGTGATGACGCACTACGCGGCCTTCCGGGCGACGCGCGCGGGCAGCGTGGCGCACGGGGACTGCGAGCGGATGACCCACGCGGCCATCCTGGCGCTGATTCCGACCTTCCACTCGTTCATGGGGCAGGGGACGGGTTCGCTCAACGGTCCGTTGGGCCGCGGCGCGGGTTCGGACGCGCCCCGTCTTTTGGCGGAGGCGTTCGCGGCGCGGATGAACAACCGCTACGCGGGCTCCGGCGGTCCGGGCCCCGGCATGGACGGCGTCCACAACCGCAGCATCGTGTGGATCCAGCGGGACCTGGCGGGCGGCGGCGTGGACAGCCCGGAGGACAGCGACTTCGACCGGCCGGGGCACCTGCGGCGGCTGGAGGTGCAGCTGGTGTTCTGGTACCCGCTGCGCATCCCGTTCGCCAACTGGGTGATGTCGCGCATGTTCCTGGCGCACTTCAGCCTGCGTTCCTACACGGACGCGAACCCGCTCATCGTCGCGGAGCGCAGCGCCAACTGGAACGGCAGTGACGTGACGACGTCGCACGTGCTGGACGGTGAGCTGGGCGCGGAGCTGGCGGAGCGCGTGCTCAACCGGCAGTACGTCTTCCCCATCATCACCACGTTCACCATGCGAATGATGACGCCCGTGAAGTCGCGTTTCTTCGCCACCATGGCCTGTCCCCGGTGA